In a single window of the Pseudobacteroides sp. genome:
- the gltB gene encoding glutamate synthase large subunit — MIRENGLPPKQGLYDPLYEKDACGIGFVVNVKGKRSNKIVGQALTILNNLTHRGGSGSEPNTGDGAGILIQIPHTFLKNELLKTNVHLPDYGSYGVGMVFLPPDASQRNMCEKKMEEIIKAEGQTLLGWRTVPTDDSTLGSSAKACMPFIRQVFIGKSSDLKDDLAFERKLYVIRKLAEKSIRYAEKDKNEFFYMASLSCRTIVYKGMLTAQQVGEFYKDLSNDSVDTAMALVHSRYSTNTFPSWERAHPNRYIMHNGEINTLRGNVNWMHARQSVVKTDKFGDDISKIFPIVNEDGSDSAIFDNCLEFLTLSGRSIPHAVMMMIPEPWSKNESMDDKKKAFYEYHSCLIEPWDGPAAISFTDGKMVGAVLDRNGLRPARYYITKDDMVILSSEVGVLEIPPENVLAKERLHPGRMLLIDMEAGKIINDAELKEKIVNEKPYREWLDKNLITLENLPEPKSVIEPDHKTVLLRQKAFGYSYEDLRSVLLPMAKDGVEPIGAMGIDTPLAVLSDKPQLLYNYFKQLFAQVTNPPIDALREEIVTGTETYMGSEGNLVDPTPESCHQLKLNTPVIDNHELEKLRNISEPGFKAVTLPILFKASEGGQGLKKAMDVLFGEADKAFNDGANILILSDRGVNQDLAPIPALLAVSGLHHHLIRQCTRTQLSIVLESGEPREVHHFALLLGYGASAINPYLAFETIDDMIGQGMLTDTDHKTAVKKYIKSSTKGVVKVLSKMGISTIQSYQGAQIFESIGIKKKVIDDYFTWTPSRIEGIGLDEIATESTLRHTTAFSERAIDEDVLDNEGQYQWRKNGEYHMYNPETIYILQKACRSGDYSSFKEYSKLINNQSQKLCTLRGLMEFKPSNSPIPIDEVESVESICRRFKTGAMSYGSISQEAHEAMAIAMNRIGGKSNTGEGGEDVSRFKPMANGDSKCSAIKQVASGRFGVTSEYLVNAKEIQIKMAQGAKPGEGGQLPGRKVYPWVAHTRHSTPGVGLISPPPHHDIYSIEDLAELIHDLKNANEDARINVKLVSEVGVGTIAAGVAKGRADVILISGYDGGTGASPRTSIRHAGLPWELGLAEANQTLLLNNLRSRVTVETDGKLMTGRDVVIAALLGAEEFGFATAPLVVLGCVMMRVCNLDTCPVGVATQNPELRKKFAGDPQHLVNFMTFIAQEMREIMAQLGFRTINEMIGRTDKLELSNAVDHWKAKGIDYSAILYQPEVPAEYGRYCQVSQDHEIDKSLDKQALLELCKPALEKGEKVNATVPIKNINRVVGTIVGSKVTKKYGGNGLPEDTITLNFKGSAGQSFGAFVPKGMTMILEGDSNDYVGKGLSGGKLIIHPPKESTFIPEENIIIGNVAFYGATSGEAYIRGVAGERFCVRNSGVHAVIEGVGDHGCEYMTGGRVVVLGQTGRNFAAGMSGGVAYVLDVDGDFASTRCNQEMVELQPVTDTEDIIELKTMIQKHVEYTGSQHAKNIMDGWSSSQSKFVKVIPKDYKRMISAIKKAQESGLTGQDALMSAFEANFRDTARVGGN; from the coding sequence ATGATTAGAGAAAATGGTTTACCTCCAAAGCAGGGTTTATATGACCCTCTGTATGAAAAAGATGCTTGTGGTATTGGATTTGTAGTAAATGTTAAGGGCAAAAGATCCAACAAAATTGTTGGTCAGGCTCTGACTATACTCAATAACCTGACACATCGTGGTGGCTCAGGTTCCGAACCTAATACTGGCGACGGGGCTGGTATTTTGATACAGATACCTCATACCTTTTTAAAAAACGAACTCTTAAAAACAAACGTACACCTGCCTGATTATGGCAGTTATGGTGTCGGTATGGTTTTCCTGCCGCCTGATGCCAGTCAGCGTAATATGTGCGAGAAGAAAATGGAAGAAATAATTAAGGCTGAAGGGCAGACTCTGTTAGGATGGAGAACAGTTCCAACTGATGATTCTACCTTAGGAAGTTCTGCAAAAGCATGTATGCCTTTTATACGTCAGGTTTTTATAGGTAAAAGCTCCGATTTGAAGGATGACCTGGCCTTCGAAAGAAAGCTCTATGTGATAAGAAAACTTGCAGAAAAAAGTATAAGATACGCTGAAAAAGACAAAAACGAATTTTTCTATATGGCAAGCTTATCCTGCCGAACTATTGTTTATAAGGGTATGCTTACTGCACAGCAGGTTGGAGAGTTTTACAAAGATTTAAGCAACGACAGCGTGGATACTGCCATGGCTCTTGTTCACTCTCGTTACAGCACAAATACATTCCCTAGCTGGGAAAGAGCTCACCCAAACCGTTACATCATGCATAACGGAGAAATAAATACATTAAGAGGAAACGTCAACTGGATGCATGCTAGACAGTCGGTAGTAAAAACCGATAAATTCGGTGATGACATTTCTAAAATATTCCCTATAGTTAATGAGGACGGCAGTGACTCAGCAATCTTTGACAACTGTCTGGAGTTCCTTACGCTTTCAGGTCGCTCAATTCCCCATGCTGTAATGATGATGATACCTGAACCATGGTCAAAAAATGAAAGCATGGATGATAAGAAAAAAGCTTTTTATGAATACCATTCCTGCCTTATTGAGCCTTGGGACGGTCCTGCTGCCATCTCCTTTACTGACGGTAAAATGGTAGGTGCTGTACTGGATAGAAATGGCTTAAGACCTGCAAGATATTATATAACTAAAGATGATATGGTAATTTTATCTTCCGAAGTTGGCGTTCTGGAAATTCCCCCGGAAAATGTACTTGCTAAGGAGCGTCTCCATCCTGGAAGGATGCTCCTTATTGATATGGAAGCCGGCAAAATAATAAACGATGCTGAATTGAAAGAAAAAATAGTTAATGAAAAACCATACAGAGAGTGGCTTGACAAAAACCTGATAACACTGGAAAATCTGCCAGAACCTAAGTCAGTTATAGAACCTGATCACAAAACAGTGTTACTACGTCAGAAAGCCTTCGGCTACAGCTACGAAGACCTTCGCTCAGTTCTGCTGCCTATGGCAAAGGATGGTGTTGAGCCTATAGGAGCAATGGGTATTGATACTCCATTGGCTGTATTGTCAGACAAACCGCAGCTTCTATATAATTACTTCAAGCAGTTGTTTGCACAGGTTACAAACCCACCCATTGACGCTCTTCGTGAAGAAATTGTTACAGGTACTGAAACATATATGGGGTCTGAGGGCAATCTGGTAGATCCTACTCCTGAGAGTTGCCATCAGTTAAAGCTCAATACCCCTGTCATTGACAATCACGAGCTGGAAAAGCTGCGTAATATCAGCGAACCCGGGTTTAAAGCAGTTACTCTTCCTATATTGTTTAAGGCTTCCGAGGGTGGCCAGGGCCTTAAGAAGGCTATGGATGTTTTGTTTGGTGAGGCCGACAAAGCCTTTAATGATGGGGCAAATATCCTTATACTCTCAGACAGAGGAGTAAATCAAGACTTAGCACCTATACCTGCACTTTTGGCTGTATCTGGACTCCATCATCACCTTATTCGTCAATGCACAAGAACACAGCTAAGCATAGTTCTTGAGTCAGGTGAGCCTAGAGAAGTCCATCACTTTGCTTTATTATTGGGTTATGGTGCATCAGCAATAAATCCTTACCTTGCATTTGAAACAATTGATGATATGATTGGACAGGGTATGTTAACAGATACAGATCATAAGACAGCCGTTAAAAAGTATATTAAGTCCTCAACAAAGGGCGTTGTCAAAGTACTGTCAAAAATGGGCATATCAACCATCCAGAGCTATCAGGGGGCTCAAATTTTTGAATCAATCGGTATTAAGAAGAAAGTTATAGATGATTATTTTACATGGACTCCTTCAAGAATTGAAGGCATAGGCCTTGACGAAATAGCAACAGAATCAACTCTCCGTCATACAACAGCTTTCTCTGAACGTGCAATCGACGAGGATGTATTAGATAACGAAGGCCAATATCAATGGCGTAAAAATGGCGAGTATCACATGTATAATCCTGAAACAATTTATATACTGCAGAAAGCTTGCCGAAGCGGGGATTATTCATCATTTAAAGAATATTCAAAGCTAATAAACAATCAGAGCCAAAAACTCTGTACTCTAAGGGGATTGATGGAATTTAAGCCTTCAAACAGTCCTATTCCTATAGATGAGGTTGAATCAGTGGAATCTATTTGCAGACGCTTCAAGACCGGTGCCATGTCTTATGGTTCCATAAGCCAAGAAGCCCACGAGGCAATGGCTATTGCCATGAACAGAATAGGCGGCAAGAGCAATACCGGTGAAGGCGGAGAAGATGTTTCAAGGTTTAAGCCTATGGCAAACGGAGACTCCAAATGCAGTGCCATAAAACAAGTTGCATCAGGAAGGTTTGGTGTAACAAGTGAATATCTGGTAAATGCAAAAGAAATTCAAATAAAGATGGCACAAGGTGCAAAACCTGGAGAAGGCGGTCAGCTTCCAGGTCGTAAGGTTTACCCATGGGTTGCCCATACAAGGCACTCAACCCCTGGTGTTGGTCTTATTTCACCTCCGCCCCACCATGATATATATTCTATTGAAGATTTGGCTGAGCTTATTCATGATTTAAAAAATGCCAACGAAGATGCTCGCATAAATGTAAAGCTGGTTTCAGAAGTAGGTGTAGGAACAATTGCAGCAGGTGTTGCAAAGGGCCGTGCTGATGTTATATTAATAAGCGGCTATGATGGCGGTACAGGAGCTTCCCCAAGAACCAGCATAAGACACGCAGGTCTTCCATGGGAGCTTGGACTTGCTGAAGCCAATCAGACATTGCTTCTTAACAACTTAAGAAGCAGGGTAACAGTCGAAACAGACGGTAAACTCATGACAGGCCGTGATGTTGTTATAGCTGCCCTTTTAGGTGCTGAAGAATTTGGATTTGCAACTGCTCCGCTGGTTGTTTTGGGCTGCGTTATGATGAGGGTTTGCAACCTGGATACATGTCCTGTTGGTGTTGCAACCCAAAATCCTGAGCTTAGGAAGAAATTTGCGGGAGATCCACAGCATCTGGTAAACTTCATGACTTTCATAGCACAGGAAATGCGTGAAATAATGGCTCAATTGGGCTTTAGAACAATAAATGAAATGATTGGAAGAACAGACAAACTTGAATTATCAAATGCAGTAGATCACTGGAAGGCAAAGGGCATTGATTATTCCGCAATACTTTATCAACCTGAGGTTCCTGCAGAATACGGACGCTATTGCCAGGTGTCACAGGATCATGAAATTGATAAATCCCTTGATAAACAGGCTCTCTTAGAACTTTGCAAACCTGCTCTTGAAAAGGGTGAAAAGGTTAATGCCACTGTCCCCATCAAAAATATCAATCGTGTTGTTGGAACAATTGTTGGAAGTAAGGTTACAAAAAAATACGGTGGAAACGGTCTTCCTGAAGATACAATAACCCTTAATTTCAAGGGTTCTGCCGGTCAAAGCTTTGGGGCTTTTGTTCCTAAGGGAATGACCATGATACTCGAAGGCGATTCCAACGACTATGTTGGTAAAGGTCTATCCGGAGGCAAACTGATTATTCATCCTCCAAAGGAATCAACTTTTATACCGGAAGAAAATATTATTATCGGTAATGTAGCATTCTACGGTGCTACAAGTGGAGAAGCCTATATAAGAGGCGTAGCAGGCGAGCGTTTCTGTGTTCGCAACAGCGGAGTCCACGCTGTTATAGAAGGCGTAGGAGATCACGGATGCGAATATATGACCGGAGGAAGAGTTGTTGTTCTTGGGCAAACAGGACGTAACTTTGCAGCCGGAATGTCGGGTGGAGTAGCTTATGTATTGGATGTTGACGGTGATTTTGCCTCTACGAGATGCAACCAAGAAATGGTTGAGCTTCAACCTGTTACCGATACCGAAGACATCATTGAGCTTAAAACAATGATACAAAAGCATGTAGAATACACCGGAAGCCAGCATGCCAAGAACATAATGGATGGCTGGAGCAGCTCGCAATCAAAGTTTGTTAAGGTTATTCCAAAGGACTATAAACGTATGATATCCGCAATTAAAAAGGCACAGGAAAGTGGCCTAACAGGCCAAGATGCTCTTATGTCAGCCTTTGAAGCTAATTTCCGTGACACTGCAAGAGTCGGCGGTAATTAA
- a CDS encoding fibronectin type III domain-containing protein codes for MPELGGARITSCPIDEGTARNCFDGDINTLALTAKVNPAWVQIEFPQKVEISSAKVSLGQPGYYDTVFYWWLECADSQVDLDNKTDSYRLAVSKKNTTIDAIWDEMELMSPLTRKIWKFTIQKSRGDDFIPIPELQLWSYYQGIKLDMMSFVKSDSIKVQADNSINNNVDSTLDENPATYFKGNNPSNIIVDMGNLSVIINRIRFFVGKERGVEETDRLVLEAADSIGDLNTKSGTYKLVYGKGRDLGFENWEDIILSIPIKQRYWRFYTKRVDSKQSPNISEIEFWADQRYCDYPPAAPSHLKVTERKENYAVLEWSSTKDATGSVLYNVYRNNKLINTTSACKFKDTGLKPQDSYTYHIKAYNIIRKLSEQSPIADALPVAVQSAVISPTDIPTNMPTNMEIGVVPSKEVIEDPVEATGRSSVMSTEDAKPTVKVPGEDVETHMASNTGTGGISLKTKIVLSVFVITIAFLAWLIMAAIKMKKKIRINQKKREAELDTIKQLLMEEKTEHVIDLLDKKDKR; via the coding sequence ATGCCGGAGCTTGGAGGAGCACGTATTACTTCATGCCCTATTGATGAAGGAACGGCAAGAAACTGTTTTGATGGAGATATAAATACACTTGCACTTACAGCAAAGGTCAATCCGGCCTGGGTCCAGATTGAGTTTCCTCAAAAAGTTGAAATAAGTAGTGCTAAGGTATCATTAGGCCAGCCAGGCTATTATGATACGGTTTTTTATTGGTGGCTTGAGTGTGCAGACAGTCAGGTTGATTTGGATAACAAAACCGATTCTTATAGACTGGCGGTGTCAAAAAAGAATACTACAATTGATGCCATTTGGGATGAAATGGAGTTAATGTCGCCTCTTACAAGAAAGATATGGAAGTTCACCATACAGAAATCCAGAGGAGATGATTTCATACCGATACCTGAATTGCAATTATGGTCTTACTATCAGGGAATAAAATTGGATATGATGAGTTTTGTAAAATCAGATTCCATAAAAGTTCAAGCGGATAATTCTATAAATAATAATGTAGATAGCACTTTAGATGAGAATCCAGCTACATATTTTAAAGGTAACAACCCGTCTAATATTATTGTTGATATGGGGAATTTATCGGTTATCATAAATAGAATAAGGTTTTTTGTTGGAAAGGAGAGAGGGGTTGAGGAGACGGACAGGCTTGTTTTGGAAGCTGCCGATTCTATCGGAGACCTAAACACAAAATCAGGTACTTATAAGCTGGTGTACGGAAAAGGAAGAGATCTTGGATTTGAAAATTGGGAGGACATTATCCTATCCATTCCGATAAAGCAAAGATATTGGAGATTTTACACCAAGAGAGTAGACTCCAAGCAGTCTCCCAATATTTCTGAGATTGAGTTTTGGGCAGACCAGAGATATTGTGATTATCCGCCTGCGGCACCTTCCCATCTTAAGGTAACTGAGAGAAAAGAAAATTATGCAGTTCTGGAATGGTCAAGCACAAAGGATGCTACTGGAAGTGTACTTTATAATGTTTATAGAAATAACAAGCTTATTAATACCACATCGGCTTGCAAGTTTAAAGATACGGGGTTAAAGCCTCAAGATTCCTATACATATCACATAAAAGCATATAACATAATAAGAAAGCTTTCGGAACAGAGTCCTATTGCAGATGCACTGCCTGTTGCAGTTCAATCAGCCGTAATATCTCCTACAGATATTCCGACCAATATGCCAACCAATATGGAGATCGGTGTAGTACCTTCTAAGGAAGTGATTGAAGACCCGGTTGAAGCTACAGGAAGAAGCAGTGTTATGAGTACCGAAGATGCTAAACCAACTGTTAAAGTACCGGGAGAAGATGTTGAAACCCATATGGCAAGCAATACTGGCACTGGCGGTATCAGTTTAAAAACAAAAATAGTGCTTTCTGTTTTTGTTATAACCATTGCATTTCTAGCGTGGCTTATAATGGCCGCTATAAAAATGAAAAAGAAGATTCGGATTAACCAGAAAAAGCGTGAAGCTGAGCTTGATACAATAAAACAACTCCTCATGGAAGAAAAGACTGAGCATGTAATTGATTTGTTGGATAAAAAAGACAAAAGGTAG
- a CDS encoding helix-turn-helix transcriptional regulator has translation MGHLSNLIKTRRQSAGFSLREFSEKCGLSHTYIKNLEETDPRTGKEIVPTVESLDKIARALNMTLEELLKEIGYIKKDTSIKFEGSNLKMIRGSKSYKDITDDIFSKTNRKIDPSIYEDIEKGNDENPSPILVDILANYIGVDRSFFYRRNNSDDLRRAQLSEPYRIYDDRKKGPLDHIKNEELKEFIGNPENVDYLLLAKELKSKKIKVKFIRDMIFDD, from the coding sequence ATGGGTCATTTAAGTAATTTGATTAAAACCAGAAGGCAAAGTGCCGGTTTCTCACTTAGAGAATTCTCAGAAAAATGCGGCCTGAGCCATACCTACATCAAAAATCTCGAAGAAACAGATCCAAGAACAGGCAAGGAGATTGTTCCTACCGTAGAGTCATTGGATAAGATAGCACGTGCCTTAAATATGACTCTGGAAGAACTGTTAAAAGAGATCGGCTATATTAAGAAGGATACTAGCATAAAGTTTGAGGGTTCAAACCTTAAAATGATCAGAGGTAGTAAGTCATACAAGGATATTACCGATGATATTTTCTCAAAAACCAATAGGAAAATAGACCCTTCAATTTACGAGGACATTGAAAAGGGAAATGACGAAAATCCTTCCCCTATATTGGTTGATATTTTAGCTAACTATATCGGTGTTGACAGATCATTCTTTTATCGCAGGAATAACTCCGATGATTTAAGGAGAGCACAGCTCAGTGAACCTTATCGTATTTATGATGATCGTAAAAAAGGACCTTTGGATCACATAAAAAACGAAGAATTGAAGGAGTTCATAGGCAACCCTGAAAACGTGGACTATTTGCTTCTTGCCAAAGAACTTAAAAGCAAGAAGATAAAGGTTAAGTTTATACGAGATATGATATTTGATGACTAG
- the thiI gene encoding tRNA uracil 4-sulfurtransferase ThiI, whose protein sequence is MKKVILVRVGEIILKGLNRPAFEEKLVNNIKKSIGSLGKIAVIRSQARIYVEPLEDEYNYGEAIDRLTKVFGIVSVSPVLKIESDFDVIKERSLEMVRDLLEKKGYSSFKVEAKRGNKKFPMQSPEISRELGGHIWENNQHLRVDVNNPDFIFYIEVREFTYIYSEIIPANGGMPIGTNGKAMLLLSGGIDSPVAGWMIAKRGVEIEAVHFYSYPYTSERAKDKVIELAKILASYCGQIKLHVVPFTDIQLEINGKCPEDELTIIMRRVMMEIAEKIAQSTGAMALITGESVGQVASQTIQSLAVTNIVVDMPVFRPLIGMDKNEVIDRARKIGTFETSILPYEDCCTVFVAKHPKTKPKLEKILKSEELLNIEDLIKKAIGNTEIIRITV, encoded by the coding sequence ATGAAAAAAGTTATATTGGTAAGAGTTGGGGAAATAATTTTAAAGGGCTTAAACAGGCCAGCTTTTGAAGAAAAGCTTGTAAACAATATAAAAAAATCAATTGGAAGCTTAGGTAAAATAGCGGTTATAAGATCCCAAGCCAGAATATATGTTGAGCCTCTGGAAGATGAATATAACTATGGTGAAGCTATAGATAGACTTACCAAGGTATTTGGAATTGTTTCAGTAAGTCCGGTACTAAAGATTGAATCGGACTTTGATGTTATTAAAGAGCGTTCCCTTGAAATGGTAAGAGACCTTCTGGAGAAAAAAGGCTATAGTTCCTTTAAGGTAGAAGCAAAGAGGGGGAATAAAAAGTTTCCAATGCAGTCACCTGAAATCAGCAGAGAGCTTGGTGGCCATATTTGGGAAAATAATCAGCATTTAAGGGTTGATGTAAATAATCCTGATTTCATTTTTTATATTGAGGTTCGGGAATTTACATACATATATTCAGAGATAATTCCTGCTAATGGAGGTATGCCTATAGGTACAAACGGTAAGGCAATGCTGCTGCTTTCTGGAGGGATCGACAGCCCCGTTGCAGGTTGGATGATTGCAAAGCGAGGCGTCGAGATAGAAGCGGTCCATTTTTACAGCTATCCGTATACCAGCGAGAGGGCTAAGGATAAGGTAATTGAGCTGGCAAAAATATTGGCTTCATACTGTGGGCAAATAAAGCTCCATGTCGTACCTTTTACCGATATACAGCTGGAAATAAATGGTAAATGCCCTGAGGATGAGTTGACTATAATTATGAGAAGAGTCATGATGGAGATTGCTGAAAAAATAGCACAGTCAACCGGTGCCATGGCATTGATTACAGGTGAAAGCGTTGGGCAGGTAGCAAGTCAGACTATCCAGAGTCTTGCTGTTACGAACATCGTTGTGGACATGCCTGTGTTCAGACCTTTAATTGGAATGGATAAGAATGAAGTAATTGATAGAGCAAGGAAGATTGGGACTTTTGAGACATCTATACTTCCTTATGAAGATTGTTGTACGGTATTTGTAGCAAAACATCCGAAGACTAAACCAAAACTGGAAAAAATATTAAAGTCGGAAGAGCTTTTAAATATAGAAGATTTGATTAAAAAAGCTATAGGAAATACAGAAATAATCAGAATTACAGTATAA
- a CDS encoding VanW family protein, whose product MLKNNWNRKKVILLIVSTITVCIFIFSAVVLKDRRIHSGISIEGIDVSRLDYNTAHQRLEVAVDKMNPTKKVVLAFGDNVWEYGFADIGISYMIKGAIEEAYSIGRKGNIFSRLYSIVKTRFKKEQIFLRVSYDKSAMINILGNIKKEVDRQEKNAVVKFENGEITILKHEMGKKLDLNKNLDVWASNLEQKNFTSIDLIVEEVEPQVWETDINDIKDVMGSFSTRFNPEDANRSYNIKLACSKINDILLMPGQDFSMNESLGPRTTANGYKEAPVIFKNELVKGTGGGVCQVTTTLYNAVLLSKLKVLERVHHSMPLGYIDMGRDATIAENYIDFRFRNSNDYPIALFSRVQGNELKVFILGKNKEKGKRVVLKSQVVEKYEPQGEEVEYSDEMFVNEREIIRQPKSGYKVLLYRETYGADGELINREKISEDVYAPVKAKVKVGKIAVREEYGPFDEFGIFGKLY is encoded by the coding sequence ATGCTGAAAAATAATTGGAATAGAAAAAAAGTTATTTTATTGATTGTTTCTACTATAACAGTATGTATTTTCATATTTTCGGCAGTTGTTCTGAAAGACAGGAGAATACACTCGGGTATTTCCATTGAGGGGATTGATGTATCACGCCTTGATTACAATACTGCCCACCAACGTTTAGAGGTAGCTGTAGATAAAATGAATCCGACTAAAAAGGTAGTGTTGGCATTTGGTGACAATGTATGGGAATATGGATTTGCAGATATTGGTATAAGTTATATGATTAAAGGTGCAATTGAAGAAGCGTACAGTATCGGAAGAAAAGGAAATATCTTCAGCAGGTTATATAGCATAGTGAAAACCAGGTTTAAAAAAGAGCAGATTTTTTTACGTGTTAGCTATGACAAAAGTGCAATGATTAACATTTTGGGGAATATCAAAAAAGAGGTCGACAGACAGGAAAAGAATGCAGTTGTTAAGTTTGAGAATGGGGAAATTACAATTCTAAAGCATGAAATGGGTAAAAAGCTTGATTTAAATAAAAATTTGGATGTCTGGGCTTCCAATCTTGAACAAAAAAACTTTACATCTATTGATCTGATTGTCGAGGAGGTGGAACCTCAAGTATGGGAAACCGATATAAATGACATTAAAGATGTTATGGGAAGTTTTTCTACTAGATTTAATCCCGAGGATGCTAACAGAAGCTACAATATAAAACTTGCATGCAGTAAAATAAATGATATACTGTTAATGCCCGGTCAGGATTTTTCCATGAATGAGTCCTTAGGCCCTAGAACAACTGCAAATGGATATAAAGAGGCACCTGTTATTTTTAAGAATGAACTTGTAAAGGGTACTGGCGGCGGAGTATGTCAGGTAACGACTACGCTTTACAATGCAGTTTTACTTTCCAAGCTTAAGGTATTGGAAAGGGTCCATCATTCTATGCCATTAGGTTATATTGATATGGGTCGGGATGCCACAATAGCGGAAAATTATATAGATTTTAGATTCAGGAACAGTAACGACTATCCAATTGCTTTGTTTTCCAGGGTGCAAGGAAATGAACTTAAGGTTTTCATCCTTGGAAAGAATAAGGAAAAGGGCAAGAGAGTGGTGTTAAAATCTCAAGTTGTAGAGAAATATGAACCACAGGGTGAAGAAGTGGAATACTCTGATGAAATGTTTGTAAATGAGCGTGAAATAATTCGTCAGCCCAAGAGCGGCTATAAGGTGTTGCTTTACAGGGAAACCTACGGGGCAGATGGGGAGCTTATAAATAGAGAAAAAATATCTGAGGATGTATATGCTCCTGTTAAAGCCAAGGTTAAAGTAGGCAAAATTGCTGTGCGTGAAGAATATGGACCGTTTGATGAGTTCGGTATATTCGGTAAACTATACTAA
- a CDS encoding AIR synthase family protein, translated as MDIGKIPNSILKEIVLGKLNNNRKEILLRPGIGEDCCAVDFGEYACVLTTDPITGAVNQVGNIAVNVACNDIASSGAEPLGLLITLLAPPRTTEKDIETIMTSICDTATVLNVDIIGGHTEITAAVNQVVIISTAVAKILKDKLVTTSGAKPGDDIVMTKSAGIEGTAIIASDYEKLLRERMSKDKIDKAKDFVKRISVVKEGVIAGRFGVNSMHDVTEGGILGALWEIGEASRVGMEVYEEMIPVEDETSLICNILNINPLKLISSGSLLITCADGLALIGELNKNGVNAALIGKVTHGTNRVLYGRNGIEIIDEPETDELFKII; from the coding sequence ATGGATATAGGAAAAATACCAAACAGTATATTAAAGGAAATTGTATTGGGTAAATTAAATAATAATAGAAAAGAAATACTCTTGAGGCCTGGAATAGGGGAAGATTGCTGTGCAGTTGATTTTGGGGAATACGCCTGTGTTCTTACAACTGACCCTATAACAGGAGCCGTAAATCAGGTGGGAAACATAGCTGTAAATGTTGCGTGCAATGATATTGCATCATCTGGAGCTGAACCCCTAGGACTTCTCATAACATTACTTGCACCTCCAAGAACTACTGAGAAAGATATAGAAACAATAATGACATCAATTTGCGATACTGCAACTGTGCTCAATGTGGATATTATAGGCGGACATACTGAAATTACTGCAGCTGTAAACCAGGTTGTAATTATTAGTACTGCAGTTGCTAAAATACTTAAGGATAAGCTGGTAACAACATCAGGTGCTAAACCGGGTGATGATATTGTAATGACTAAGTCGGCAGGTATCGAAGGAACGGCTATAATTGCATCGGATTATGAGAAACTCCTTCGTGAAAGAATGTCAAAGGATAAAATTGATAAAGCGAAGGATTTTGTCAAAAGAATAAGTGTTGTTAAGGAAGGTGTAATTGCAGGAAGATTCGGGGTTAATTCCATGCATGATGTCACTGAGGGTGGTATATTGGGAGCACTTTGGGAGATTGGTGAGGCGTCGCGTGTCGGTATGGAAGTTTATGAAGAGATGATACCTGTTGAGGATGAAACTTCTCTAATTTGTAATATTCTTAATATTAATCCTCTTAAGCTTATTTCAAGTGGAAGTTTACTTATTACGTGTGCTGATGGGTTAGCACTTATCGGTGAATTAAATAAAAATGGGGTTAATGCGGCACTAATAGGCAAGGTAACTCATGGGACAAATCGGGTGTTATATGGGCGGAACGGAATTGAGATTATTGATGAACCAGAAACCGATGAATTGTTTAAAATTATTTAA